The following are encoded in a window of Borrelia puertoricensis genomic DNA:
- a CDS encoding BBA14 family lipoprotein produces the protein MKCRFNFLNNYLLSLCLLFLVFSCKGIASLPKEPTLIGREDPVSLARDEASLFEYALSLSAWLIDAKSYVNAYYKQHKFPLFENFDPTFKGGIGEEGIKARMAYYKRYIALVKPIAIDIYRRYTQVSLQE, from the coding sequence ATGAAGTGTAGATTTAATTTTTTAAATAATTATTTGTTATCTTTATGTTTGTTATTTTTAGTATTCTCTTGCAAAGGGATTGCAAGTCTTCCAAAGGAACCTACCTTAATTGGGAGAGAGGACCCTGTAAGCTTAGCTCGTGATGAAGCTTCATTATTTGAGTATGCGTTAAGTCTTAGTGCATGGCTTATTGATGCTAAAAGTTATGTTAATGCTTATTATAAGCAGCATAAATTTCCATTATTTGAAAATTTTGACCCCACATTTAAGGGTGGTATTGGAGAAGAGGGCATTAAGGCAAGGATGGCTTATTATAAGCGTTACATAGCTTTGGTCAAACCCATTGCTATTGATATATACCGTAGGTATACCCAAGTGTCCTTGCAGGAGTAG